In Oryza sativa Japonica Group chromosome 11, ASM3414082v1, the following are encoded in one genomic region:
- the LOC4350436 gene encoding phospholipid-transporting ATPase 2 isoform X2 has product MKRFVYINDESYQNDYCDNRISNTKYTLLNFLPKNLWEQFRRFMNQYFLLIACLQLWSLITPVNPASTWGPLIFIFAVSATKEAWDDYNRYISDKQANEKEVWIVKNGTRKHIQAQDIRVGNIVWIRENEEVPCDLVLIGTSDSQGICHVETAALDGEIDLKTRVIPLTCVGLDSEQLHKIKGVIECPNPDKDIRRLDANIRLFPPFIDNDICPLTISNTLLQSCYLRNTEWACGVAVYTGNETKLGMSRGVPEPKLTSMDAMIDKLTGAIFLFQIAVVVVLGSAGNVWKDTEARKQWYVKYDDDEPWYQILVIPLRFELLCSIMIPISIKVSLDFVKSLYAKFIDWDEEMYDHETDTPAHAANTAISEDLGQVEYILTDKTGTLTENKMIFRRCCIGGTFYGNESGDALRDVELLNAVANNSHVIKFLTVMTLCNTVIPIKSSSGAILYKAQSQDEDALVNAASNLHMVLVNKNGNTAEIHFNRRVVQYEILDILEFTSDRKRMSVVVLDCESGKIFLLSKGADEAIIPCAYSGQRIKTFVDAVDKYAQLGLRTLCLGWRELESEEYLEWSRSFKEANSALIDREWKVAEVCQKLEHSLEILGVSAIEDRLQAGVPETIEILRQSGINFWMLTGDKQSTAIQIALLCNLISSEPKGQLLYINGRTVDEVARSLERVLLTMRITTSEPKELAFVVDGWALEIILSRYNEAFTELAALSKTAICCRVTPSQKAQLVKLLKSCDYRTLAIGDGGNDVRMIQQADIGVGISGREGLQAARAADYSVGKFRFLKRLILVHGRYSYNRTAFLSQYSFYKSLLICFIQILFSFLSGIAGTSLFNSVSLMAYNVFYTSIPVLTTVLDKDLSEKTVMQNPEILLYCQAGRLLNPSTFAGWFGRSLYHAIVVFLITVHAYANEKSEMEELSMVALSGSIWLQAFVVTLEMNSFTFVQFLAIWGNFIAFYIINFFISSIPSAGMYTIMFRLCRQPTYWVTLLLISGVGMGPVLALKYFRYTYRPSAINILQKAERSRGPMYTLVNLESQLRSDMENTNISISTPPVKNKNSVYEPLLSESPISSRRSLVSSSFDIFQPAQSRTTSSFPRNIKAN; this is encoded by the exons ATGAAGCGTTTTGTCTACATAAATGATGAATCTTACCAGAATGACTATTGTGATAACCGGATTTCTAACACAAAGTACACCCTACTAAATTTCCTGCCAAAAAATCTATGGGAGCAATTCAG GCGTTTCATGAATCAATATTTCTTGCTGATAGCATGCCTCCAACTGTGGTCACTTATCACTCCTGTAAATCCTGCAAGCACATGGGGCCcgcttatttttatatttgccgTTTCAGCAACCAAAGAAGCCTGGGATGACTACAATAGGTATATTTCAGACAAGCAAGCAAATGAAAAAGAAGTGTGGATTGTAAAGAATGGTACCCGGAAACAT ATCCAAGCACAAGATATTCGTGTTGGTAATATAGTATGGATTCGAGAAAATGAGGAAGTACCATGTGACCTTGTTCTGATAGGAACTTCCGACTCGCAAGGCATTTGCCATGTTGAG ACAGCTGCTCTTGATGGGGAAATTGATTTGAAGACGAGAGTAATCCCATTGACATGTGTAGGACTGGACTCTGAACAGTTGCACAAAATTAAG GGTGTTATTGAGTGCCCAAACCCGGATAAAGACATCCGAAGATTGGATGCAAACATACGGCTGTTTCCTCCATTTATTGATAACGACATTTGTCCATTGACTATTAGTAACACACTGCTACAGTCATGCTACTTGAGAAACACAGAATGGGCTTGTGGTGTGGCAGTTTATACAG GCAATGAGACTAAGTTGGGAATGAGTAGGGGTGTCCCAGAGCCCAAGCTTACCTCCATGGATGCAATGATTGATAAGCTTACTGGTGCAATATTCTTATTTCAAATAGCTGTTGTTGTCGTTCTTGGATCTGCAGGCAATGTGTGGAAGGACACTGAGGCCCGTAAG caatGGTATGTCAAGTACGATGATGATGAACCATGGTATCAGATTTTGGTTATCCCCCTGCGGTTTGAACTGTTGTGCTCCATTATGATTCCCATTTCAATAAAG GTTTCTCTAGACTTTGTTAAAAGTCTCTATGCAAAGTTCATAGACTGGGATGAGGAGATGTATGACCATGAAACAGATACACCTGCTCATGCTGCAAA CACAGCAATTAGTGAAGACTTGGGTCaagttgaatatattttaacagACAAAACTGGGACCCTGACTGAGAACAAGATGATCTTCAGGAGGTGCTGTATTGGTGGCACCTTTTATGGGAATGAGAGCGGAGATGCACTTAGAG ATGTCGAACTCCTCAATGCTGTTGCCAATAATTCTCATGTCATCAAGTTTTTGACTGTCATGACCCTTTGCAATACTGTCATTCCTATAAAAAG TTCTAGCGGAGCAATTTTATATAAAGCTCAGTCCCAGGATGAGGATGCTCTTGTTAATGCAGCCTCTAATTTGCATATGGTGCTTGTCAACAAAAATGGAAACACTGCTG AAATTCACTTCAACAGACGGGTGGTTCAATATGAGATACTTGACATTCTAGAGTTTACATCTGATCGAAAAAGAATGTCTGTCGTAGTATTGGATTGTGAAAGTGGAAAGATTTTTCTCTTATCCAAAGGTGCAGATGAAGCAATTATTCCATGTGCTTATTCTG GACAGCGGATAAAGACATTTGTTGATGCAGTCGACAAATATGCTCAACTGGGATTACGGACACTCTGTTTGGGATGGCGTGAACTGGAATCGGAGGAGTACCTAGAATGGTCTCGATCATTCAAGGAAGCCAACAGTGCATTAATTGATAGGGAG TGGAAAGTTGCTGAGGTGTGCCAGAAACTAGAGCACAGCTTAGAGATTCTTGGTGTCAGTGCTATAGAGGACCGCCTCCAG GCTGGTGTACCAGAAACTATTGAAATACTGAGGCAGTCAGGAATAAACTTTTGGATGTTAACTGGCGATAAACAAAGCACTGCTATTCAAATCGCGCTTTTGTGCAATCTCATTTCTTCAG AGCCCAAGGGGCAACTCTTGTATATCAATGGAAGAACTGTGGATGAAGTTGCTAGAAGCTTGGAAAGAGTTCTACTTACTATGCGGATAACTACTTCTGAACCTAAG GAGCTAGCTTTTGTTGTGGATGGTTGGGCTCTTGAAATCATCCTGTCACGCTACAATGAAGCCTTTACTGAATTAGCAGCTCTTTCAAAAACAGCAATATGCTGCCGGGTTACACCGTCTCAGAAAGCACAG CTTGTAAAGCTTCTAAAATCATGTGACTATCGAACTTTGGCTATTGGAGATGGTGGGAATGATGTCAGGATGATACAACAGGCTGATATTGGTGTAGGAATTAGTGGCAGAGAAGGTCTTCAAGCAGCAAGGGCTGCTGACTATAGCGTTGGCA AGTTCAGATTTTTGAAAAGGCTGATTCTTGTCCATGGGCGATACTCATACAACCGTACAGCTTTTCTTTCTCAGTATTCTTTCTACAAGTCATTGTTAATTTGCTTTATCCAGATACT tttttcttttctttctggtaTTGCTGGAACAAGTCTATTCAACTCGGTTAGTTTGATGGCTTATAACGTCTTCTACACAAGCATTCCTGTTCTAACTACTGTCCTGGATAAGGACTTATCTGAAAAGACAGTGATGCAAAATCCAGAGATATTGCTCTACTGCCAGGCTGGAAG GCTTTTAAATCCAAGTACATTTGCTGGTTGGTTTGGTCGATCATTGTATCAT GCGATTGTTGTTTTCTTGATTACCGTTCATGCTTATGCTAATGAGAAGAGTGAGATGGAGGAGCTGTCAATGGTTGCCCTCTCAGGAAGCATTTGGTTGCAAGCATTTGTTGTGACATTGGAGATGAA TTCTTTCACGTTCGTGCAATTTCTAGCCATATGGGGAAACTTCATCGCGTTCTACATCATAAATTTCTTCATCAGCAGTATACCATCTGCTGGGATGTACACTATCATGTTCCGGCTTTGCAGACAGCCAACATATTGGGTAACACTGCTG CTAATCAGTGGAGTTGGCATGGGCCCTGTATTAGCTCTGAAATATTTCAGATATACATACAGACCTAGTGCTATTAACATTCTTCAGAAGGCTGAGCGATCACGTGGGCCAATGTACACACTGGTAAACCTGGAGTCTCAACTGAGATCAGATATGGAGAACACGAACATTTCCATTTCAACACCACCAGTGAAGAACAAGAATTCTGTTTATGAGCCCTTACTTTCGGAGTCACCCATTTCTTCCCGAAGATCTTTAGTGTCATCCTCATTTGACATATTTCAGCCAGCACAATCGAGGACCACATCCTCTTTCCCCAGAAATATCAAAGCAAATTAA
- the LOC4350436 gene encoding phospholipid-transporting ATPase 2 isoform X1, with protein sequence MKRFVYINDESYQNDYCDNRISNTKYTLLNFLPKNLWEQFRRFMNQYFLLIACLQLWSLITPVNPASTWGPLIFIFAVSATKEAWDDYNRYISDKQANEKEVWIVKNGTRKHIQAQDIRVGNIVWIRENEEVPCDLVLIGTSDSQGICHVETAALDGEIDLKTRVIPLTCVGLDSEQLHKIKGVIECPNPDKDIRRLDANIRLFPPFIDNDICPLTISNTLLQSCYLRNTEWACGVAVYTGNETKLGMSRGVPEPKLTSMDAMIDKLTGAIFLFQIAVVVVLGSAGNVWKDTEARKQWYVKYDDDEPWYQILVIPLRFELLCSIMIPISIKVSLDFVKSLYAKFIDWDEEMYDHETDTPAHAANTAISEDLGQVEYILTDKTGTLTENKMIFRRCCIGGTFYGNESGDALRDVELLNAVANNSHVIKFLTVMTLCNTVIPIKRLYFHLFLNYSWHIFISFTLTLPILLLKNSSSGAILYKAQSQDEDALVNAASNLHMVLVNKNGNTAEIHFNRRVVQYEILDILEFTSDRKRMSVVVLDCESGKIFLLSKGADEAIIPCAYSGQRIKTFVDAVDKYAQLGLRTLCLGWRELESEEYLEWSRSFKEANSALIDREWKVAEVCQKLEHSLEILGVSAIEDRLQAGVPETIEILRQSGINFWMLTGDKQSTAIQIALLCNLISSEPKGQLLYINGRTVDEVARSLERVLLTMRITTSEPKELAFVVDGWALEIILSRYNEAFTELAALSKTAICCRVTPSQKAQLVKLLKSCDYRTLAIGDGGNDVRMIQQADIGVGISGREGLQAARAADYSVGKFRFLKRLILVHGRYSYNRTAFLSQYSFYKSLLICFIQILFSFLSGIAGTSLFNSVSLMAYNVFYTSIPVLTTVLDKDLSEKTVMQNPEILLYCQAGRLLNPSTFAGWFGRSLYHAIVVFLITVHAYANEKSEMEELSMVALSGSIWLQAFVVTLEMNSFTFVQFLAIWGNFIAFYIINFFISSIPSAGMYTIMFRLCRQPTYWVTLLLISGVGMGPVLALKYFRYTYRPSAINILQKAERSRGPMYTLVNLESQLRSDMENTNISISTPPVKNKNSVYEPLLSESPISSRRSLVSSSFDIFQPAQSRTTSSFPRNIKAN encoded by the exons ATGAAGCGTTTTGTCTACATAAATGATGAATCTTACCAGAATGACTATTGTGATAACCGGATTTCTAACACAAAGTACACCCTACTAAATTTCCTGCCAAAAAATCTATGGGAGCAATTCAG GCGTTTCATGAATCAATATTTCTTGCTGATAGCATGCCTCCAACTGTGGTCACTTATCACTCCTGTAAATCCTGCAAGCACATGGGGCCcgcttatttttatatttgccgTTTCAGCAACCAAAGAAGCCTGGGATGACTACAATAGGTATATTTCAGACAAGCAAGCAAATGAAAAAGAAGTGTGGATTGTAAAGAATGGTACCCGGAAACAT ATCCAAGCACAAGATATTCGTGTTGGTAATATAGTATGGATTCGAGAAAATGAGGAAGTACCATGTGACCTTGTTCTGATAGGAACTTCCGACTCGCAAGGCATTTGCCATGTTGAG ACAGCTGCTCTTGATGGGGAAATTGATTTGAAGACGAGAGTAATCCCATTGACATGTGTAGGACTGGACTCTGAACAGTTGCACAAAATTAAG GGTGTTATTGAGTGCCCAAACCCGGATAAAGACATCCGAAGATTGGATGCAAACATACGGCTGTTTCCTCCATTTATTGATAACGACATTTGTCCATTGACTATTAGTAACACACTGCTACAGTCATGCTACTTGAGAAACACAGAATGGGCTTGTGGTGTGGCAGTTTATACAG GCAATGAGACTAAGTTGGGAATGAGTAGGGGTGTCCCAGAGCCCAAGCTTACCTCCATGGATGCAATGATTGATAAGCTTACTGGTGCAATATTCTTATTTCAAATAGCTGTTGTTGTCGTTCTTGGATCTGCAGGCAATGTGTGGAAGGACACTGAGGCCCGTAAG caatGGTATGTCAAGTACGATGATGATGAACCATGGTATCAGATTTTGGTTATCCCCCTGCGGTTTGAACTGTTGTGCTCCATTATGATTCCCATTTCAATAAAG GTTTCTCTAGACTTTGTTAAAAGTCTCTATGCAAAGTTCATAGACTGGGATGAGGAGATGTATGACCATGAAACAGATACACCTGCTCATGCTGCAAA CACAGCAATTAGTGAAGACTTGGGTCaagttgaatatattttaacagACAAAACTGGGACCCTGACTGAGAACAAGATGATCTTCAGGAGGTGCTGTATTGGTGGCACCTTTTATGGGAATGAGAGCGGAGATGCACTTAGAG ATGTCGAACTCCTCAATGCTGTTGCCAATAATTCTCATGTCATCAAGTTTTTGACTGTCATGACCCTTTGCAATACTGTCATTCCTATAAAAAGGTTATATTTTCATCTGTTTCTCAATTACTCTTGGCACATATTTATTTCTTTCACCTTAACATTGCCAATTTTGTTGTTAAAAAACAGTTCTAGCGGAGCAATTTTATATAAAGCTCAGTCCCAGGATGAGGATGCTCTTGTTAATGCAGCCTCTAATTTGCATATGGTGCTTGTCAACAAAAATGGAAACACTGCTG AAATTCACTTCAACAGACGGGTGGTTCAATATGAGATACTTGACATTCTAGAGTTTACATCTGATCGAAAAAGAATGTCTGTCGTAGTATTGGATTGTGAAAGTGGAAAGATTTTTCTCTTATCCAAAGGTGCAGATGAAGCAATTATTCCATGTGCTTATTCTG GACAGCGGATAAAGACATTTGTTGATGCAGTCGACAAATATGCTCAACTGGGATTACGGACACTCTGTTTGGGATGGCGTGAACTGGAATCGGAGGAGTACCTAGAATGGTCTCGATCATTCAAGGAAGCCAACAGTGCATTAATTGATAGGGAG TGGAAAGTTGCTGAGGTGTGCCAGAAACTAGAGCACAGCTTAGAGATTCTTGGTGTCAGTGCTATAGAGGACCGCCTCCAG GCTGGTGTACCAGAAACTATTGAAATACTGAGGCAGTCAGGAATAAACTTTTGGATGTTAACTGGCGATAAACAAAGCACTGCTATTCAAATCGCGCTTTTGTGCAATCTCATTTCTTCAG AGCCCAAGGGGCAACTCTTGTATATCAATGGAAGAACTGTGGATGAAGTTGCTAGAAGCTTGGAAAGAGTTCTACTTACTATGCGGATAACTACTTCTGAACCTAAG GAGCTAGCTTTTGTTGTGGATGGTTGGGCTCTTGAAATCATCCTGTCACGCTACAATGAAGCCTTTACTGAATTAGCAGCTCTTTCAAAAACAGCAATATGCTGCCGGGTTACACCGTCTCAGAAAGCACAG CTTGTAAAGCTTCTAAAATCATGTGACTATCGAACTTTGGCTATTGGAGATGGTGGGAATGATGTCAGGATGATACAACAGGCTGATATTGGTGTAGGAATTAGTGGCAGAGAAGGTCTTCAAGCAGCAAGGGCTGCTGACTATAGCGTTGGCA AGTTCAGATTTTTGAAAAGGCTGATTCTTGTCCATGGGCGATACTCATACAACCGTACAGCTTTTCTTTCTCAGTATTCTTTCTACAAGTCATTGTTAATTTGCTTTATCCAGATACT tttttcttttctttctggtaTTGCTGGAACAAGTCTATTCAACTCGGTTAGTTTGATGGCTTATAACGTCTTCTACACAAGCATTCCTGTTCTAACTACTGTCCTGGATAAGGACTTATCTGAAAAGACAGTGATGCAAAATCCAGAGATATTGCTCTACTGCCAGGCTGGAAG GCTTTTAAATCCAAGTACATTTGCTGGTTGGTTTGGTCGATCATTGTATCAT GCGATTGTTGTTTTCTTGATTACCGTTCATGCTTATGCTAATGAGAAGAGTGAGATGGAGGAGCTGTCAATGGTTGCCCTCTCAGGAAGCATTTGGTTGCAAGCATTTGTTGTGACATTGGAGATGAA TTCTTTCACGTTCGTGCAATTTCTAGCCATATGGGGAAACTTCATCGCGTTCTACATCATAAATTTCTTCATCAGCAGTATACCATCTGCTGGGATGTACACTATCATGTTCCGGCTTTGCAGACAGCCAACATATTGGGTAACACTGCTG CTAATCAGTGGAGTTGGCATGGGCCCTGTATTAGCTCTGAAATATTTCAGATATACATACAGACCTAGTGCTATTAACATTCTTCAGAAGGCTGAGCGATCACGTGGGCCAATGTACACACTGGTAAACCTGGAGTCTCAACTGAGATCAGATATGGAGAACACGAACATTTCCATTTCAACACCACCAGTGAAGAACAAGAATTCTGTTTATGAGCCCTTACTTTCGGAGTCACCCATTTCTTCCCGAAGATCTTTAGTGTCATCCTCATTTGACATATTTCAGCCAGCACAATCGAGGACCACATCCTCTTTCCCCAGAAATATCAAAGCAAATTAA
- the LOC4350436 gene encoding phospholipid-transporting ATPase 2 isoform X3, with translation MKRFVYINDESYQNDYCDNRISNTKYTLLNFLPKNLWEQFRRFMNQYFLLIACLQLWSLITPVNPASTWGPLIFIFAVSATKEAWDDYNRYISDKQANEKEVWIVKNGTRKHIQAQDIRVGNIVWIRENEEVPCDLVLIGTSDSQGICHVETAALDGEIDLKTRVIPLTCVGLDSEQLHKIKGVIECPNPDKDIRRLDANIRLFPPFIDNDICPLTISNTLLQSCYLRNTEWACGVAVYTGNETKLGMSRGVPEPKLTSMDAMIDKLTGAIFLFQIAVVVVLGSAGNVWKDTEARKQWYVKYDDDEPWYQILVIPLRFELLCSIMIPISIKVSLDFVKSLYAKFIDWDEEMYDHETDTPAHAANTAISEDLGQVEYILTDKTGTLTENKMIFRRCCIGGTFYGNESGDALRDVELLNAVANNSHVIKFLTVMTLCNTVIPIKRLYFHLFLNYSWHIFISFTLTLPILLLKNSSSGAILYKAQSQDEDALVNAASNLHMVLVNKNGNTAEIHFNRRVVQYEILDILEFTSDRKRMSVVVLDCESGKIFLLSKGADEAIIPCAYSGQRIKTFVDAVDKYAQLGLRTLCLGWRELESEEYLEWSRSFKEANSALIDREWKVAEVCQKLEHSLEILGVSAIEDRLQAGVPETIEILRQSGINFWMLTGDKQSTAIQIALLCNLISSEPKGQLLYINGRTVDEVARSLERVLLTMRITTSEPKELAFVVDGWALEIILSRYNEAFTELAALSKTAICCRVTPSQKAQLVKLLKSCDYRTLAIGDGGNDVRMIQQADIGVGISGREGLQAARAADYSVGKFRFLKRLILVHGRYSYNRTAFLSQYSFYKSLLICFIQILFSFLSGIAGTSLFNSVSLMAYNVFYTSIPVLTTVLDKDLSEKTVMQNPEILLYCQAGRLLNPSTFAGWFGRSLYHAIVVFLITVHAYANEKSEMEELSMVALSGSIWLQAFVVTLEMNSFTFVQFLAIWGNFIAFYIINFFISSIPSAGMYTIMFRLCRQPTYWVTLLLISGVGMGPVLALKYFRYTYRPSAINILQKAERSRGPMYTLICP, from the exons ATGAAGCGTTTTGTCTACATAAATGATGAATCTTACCAGAATGACTATTGTGATAACCGGATTTCTAACACAAAGTACACCCTACTAAATTTCCTGCCAAAAAATCTATGGGAGCAATTCAG GCGTTTCATGAATCAATATTTCTTGCTGATAGCATGCCTCCAACTGTGGTCACTTATCACTCCTGTAAATCCTGCAAGCACATGGGGCCcgcttatttttatatttgccgTTTCAGCAACCAAAGAAGCCTGGGATGACTACAATAGGTATATTTCAGACAAGCAAGCAAATGAAAAAGAAGTGTGGATTGTAAAGAATGGTACCCGGAAACAT ATCCAAGCACAAGATATTCGTGTTGGTAATATAGTATGGATTCGAGAAAATGAGGAAGTACCATGTGACCTTGTTCTGATAGGAACTTCCGACTCGCAAGGCATTTGCCATGTTGAG ACAGCTGCTCTTGATGGGGAAATTGATTTGAAGACGAGAGTAATCCCATTGACATGTGTAGGACTGGACTCTGAACAGTTGCACAAAATTAAG GGTGTTATTGAGTGCCCAAACCCGGATAAAGACATCCGAAGATTGGATGCAAACATACGGCTGTTTCCTCCATTTATTGATAACGACATTTGTCCATTGACTATTAGTAACACACTGCTACAGTCATGCTACTTGAGAAACACAGAATGGGCTTGTGGTGTGGCAGTTTATACAG GCAATGAGACTAAGTTGGGAATGAGTAGGGGTGTCCCAGAGCCCAAGCTTACCTCCATGGATGCAATGATTGATAAGCTTACTGGTGCAATATTCTTATTTCAAATAGCTGTTGTTGTCGTTCTTGGATCTGCAGGCAATGTGTGGAAGGACACTGAGGCCCGTAAG caatGGTATGTCAAGTACGATGATGATGAACCATGGTATCAGATTTTGGTTATCCCCCTGCGGTTTGAACTGTTGTGCTCCATTATGATTCCCATTTCAATAAAG GTTTCTCTAGACTTTGTTAAAAGTCTCTATGCAAAGTTCATAGACTGGGATGAGGAGATGTATGACCATGAAACAGATACACCTGCTCATGCTGCAAA CACAGCAATTAGTGAAGACTTGGGTCaagttgaatatattttaacagACAAAACTGGGACCCTGACTGAGAACAAGATGATCTTCAGGAGGTGCTGTATTGGTGGCACCTTTTATGGGAATGAGAGCGGAGATGCACTTAGAG ATGTCGAACTCCTCAATGCTGTTGCCAATAATTCTCATGTCATCAAGTTTTTGACTGTCATGACCCTTTGCAATACTGTCATTCCTATAAAAAGGTTATATTTTCATCTGTTTCTCAATTACTCTTGGCACATATTTATTTCTTTCACCTTAACATTGCCAATTTTGTTGTTAAAAAACAGTTCTAGCGGAGCAATTTTATATAAAGCTCAGTCCCAGGATGAGGATGCTCTTGTTAATGCAGCCTCTAATTTGCATATGGTGCTTGTCAACAAAAATGGAAACACTGCTG AAATTCACTTCAACAGACGGGTGGTTCAATATGAGATACTTGACATTCTAGAGTTTACATCTGATCGAAAAAGAATGTCTGTCGTAGTATTGGATTGTGAAAGTGGAAAGATTTTTCTCTTATCCAAAGGTGCAGATGAAGCAATTATTCCATGTGCTTATTCTG GACAGCGGATAAAGACATTTGTTGATGCAGTCGACAAATATGCTCAACTGGGATTACGGACACTCTGTTTGGGATGGCGTGAACTGGAATCGGAGGAGTACCTAGAATGGTCTCGATCATTCAAGGAAGCCAACAGTGCATTAATTGATAGGGAG TGGAAAGTTGCTGAGGTGTGCCAGAAACTAGAGCACAGCTTAGAGATTCTTGGTGTCAGTGCTATAGAGGACCGCCTCCAG GCTGGTGTACCAGAAACTATTGAAATACTGAGGCAGTCAGGAATAAACTTTTGGATGTTAACTGGCGATAAACAAAGCACTGCTATTCAAATCGCGCTTTTGTGCAATCTCATTTCTTCAG AGCCCAAGGGGCAACTCTTGTATATCAATGGAAGAACTGTGGATGAAGTTGCTAGAAGCTTGGAAAGAGTTCTACTTACTATGCGGATAACTACTTCTGAACCTAAG GAGCTAGCTTTTGTTGTGGATGGTTGGGCTCTTGAAATCATCCTGTCACGCTACAATGAAGCCTTTACTGAATTAGCAGCTCTTTCAAAAACAGCAATATGCTGCCGGGTTACACCGTCTCAGAAAGCACAG CTTGTAAAGCTTCTAAAATCATGTGACTATCGAACTTTGGCTATTGGAGATGGTGGGAATGATGTCAGGATGATACAACAGGCTGATATTGGTGTAGGAATTAGTGGCAGAGAAGGTCTTCAAGCAGCAAGGGCTGCTGACTATAGCGTTGGCA AGTTCAGATTTTTGAAAAGGCTGATTCTTGTCCATGGGCGATACTCATACAACCGTACAGCTTTTCTTTCTCAGTATTCTTTCTACAAGTCATTGTTAATTTGCTTTATCCAGATACT tttttcttttctttctggtaTTGCTGGAACAAGTCTATTCAACTCGGTTAGTTTGATGGCTTATAACGTCTTCTACACAAGCATTCCTGTTCTAACTACTGTCCTGGATAAGGACTTATCTGAAAAGACAGTGATGCAAAATCCAGAGATATTGCTCTACTGCCAGGCTGGAAG GCTTTTAAATCCAAGTACATTTGCTGGTTGGTTTGGTCGATCATTGTATCAT GCGATTGTTGTTTTCTTGATTACCGTTCATGCTTATGCTAATGAGAAGAGTGAGATGGAGGAGCTGTCAATGGTTGCCCTCTCAGGAAGCATTTGGTTGCAAGCATTTGTTGTGACATTGGAGATGAA TTCTTTCACGTTCGTGCAATTTCTAGCCATATGGGGAAACTTCATCGCGTTCTACATCATAAATTTCTTCATCAGCAGTATACCATCTGCTGGGATGTACACTATCATGTTCCGGCTTTGCAGACAGCCAACATATTGGGTAACACTGCTG CTAATCAGTGGAGTTGGCATGGGCCCTGTATTAGCTCTGAAATATTTCAGATATACATACAGACCTAGTGCTATTAACATTCTTCAGAAGGCTGAGCGATCACGTGGGCCAATGTACACACTG atatgcCCCTGA